A window of the Falco rusticolus isolate bFalRus1 chromosome 1, bFalRus1.pri, whole genome shotgun sequence genome harbors these coding sequences:
- the FKBP6 gene encoding inactive peptidyl-prolyl cis-trans isomerase FKBP6 — MVAAPLQAWARGLRDLTGDGGVRKAELRPGSGPAVPPAASAAVKYSGYLEHRDVPFCTNGYDRSPGLMKLGKDITLRGLEIGLLTMKKGEVARFVFTPDYAYGCQGCPPLIPPNATVMFEVEVLDFLDSDESDRFFELTAEQQDTFPLQKVLKVADTEREFGNYLYRKQHFESAKDRYKRAFSILGRSPSSEAEQCQIDASRLLVLLNLSLTYLKLERPAQALAYGEKALEIDRRNAKALFRCGQACLCMTEYEKARDFLVRAQRIQPFNHDINNELKKLASCYKNYMEKEKQMCCRMFTPLSSSD; from the exons ATGGTCGCGGCTCCCTTGCAGGCTTGGGCGCGGGGCCTGCGGGACCTGACCGGCGATGGGGGGGTGCGCAAGGCGGAGCTGCGCCCCGGCAGCGGGCCGGCCGTGCCCCCGGCTGCCTCCGCCGCAG TGAAGTACTCCGGGTACCTGGAACACCGGGATGTCCCCTTCTGCACAAACGGCTACGACAGGTCTCCTGGGCTGATGAAACTTGGAAAAG ACATTACGTTGCGGGGCCTGGAAATTGGCCTGCTGACAatgaagaagggagaggtggcaAGATTTGTCTTCACACCAGATTATGCTTACGGGTGCCAGGGCTGTCCTCCTCTCATTCCTCCAAATGCCACGGTCATGTTCGAAGTGGAGGTGCTGGACTTCCTAGATTCGGATGAATCTGACAGATTCTTTGAGTTGACTGCT GAGCAGCAGGATACGTTTCCGCTACAAAAGGTGTTGAAAGTGGCAGACACGGAGAGAGAGTTTGGCAACTACCTCTACCGTAAGCAGCACTTTGAGAGTGCCAAAGACAGATACAAAAGG GCATTCTCCATCCTTGGTCGCAGCCCTTCCAGTGAGGCAGAGCAGTGTCAGATCGATGCTTCCAGGTTGCTGGTGCTCCTGAATCTCTCACTTACTTACCTGAAACTAGAACGTCCTGCCCAAGCTTTGGCATATGGGGAAAAGGCCTTGGAAATTGATCGAAGAAACGCCAAAGCGCTGTTCAGGTGTGGCCAG GCTTGTCTCTGCATGACAGAATACGAAAAAGCCCGGGATTTCCTGGTCAGAGCTCAGCGTATACAGCCATTTAACCATGATATTAACAATGAGCTGAAGAAGTTGGCAAG CTGCTACAAGAACTAcatggaaaaggagaaacaaatgtGCTGCCGAATGTTCACTCCTCTCAGTTCTTCTGACTGA
- the TRIM50 gene encoding E3 ubiquitin-protein ligase TRIM50, whose amino-acid sequence MARRMSINELEDQLLCPICFEVFKEPLMLQCGHSYCKSCVASLSRELNGQFLCPVCRQTVDCSASPPNVTLARVIEALQSRGEAEPTPESCPTHHNPLSLFCEADQEVICGLCGTIGNHRQHKITPISTAYCRMKEELSVLLTDVHQYKRNLDEHFSKLINNKSRIANEADVFKWVIRKEFQELHKYIDEEKATFLESIEGKAAQLLTSIESQVKQTSDALQRLKEMQSSLEALSNESQLDFIRKYGSCQFRSELPCLHPGDGIFSPVSFKPCFHQDDIKMTVWKRLHRRVLPAPETLKLDPVTAHPLLELFKGDTVVQCGLYQRRDSNPKRFDSSNCILTCKGFSCGQHYWEVIVGTRNHWRVGIIKGTVSRKGKLSKSPENGVWLIGLKEGKVYEAFSTPRATLPLTARPQRIGIYLHYEKGELTFYNADNPDELSPIYTFHAEFQGQLYPIVDLCWPERRPYSPPIILPAPAASQHPRVPYNHPAPEEPTKL is encoded by the exons ATGGCTCGGAGGATGAGCATCAATGAGCTGGAGGACCAGCTACTCTGTCCCATCTGCTTTGAGGTCTTCAAGGAGCCCCTGATGCTGCAGTGTGGGCATTCATACTGCAAGTCCTGCGTGGCATCACTCTCCAGAGAGCTGAACGGGCAGTTCCTGTGCCCCGTGTGCCGCCAAACAGTGGACTGCAGCGCCTCACCCCCCAACGTCACGCTGGCCCGTGTCATCGAGGCACTGCAGAGCCGGGGCGAGGCAGAGCCCACCCCGGAGTCCTGCCCAACACACCACAACCCCCTCAGCCTCTTCTGCGAGGCTGACCAAGAGGTGATCTGCGGGCTGTGTGGCACCATTGGCAACCACCGCCAGCACAAGATCACCCCCATCTCTACCGCATACTGCCGGATGAAG GAGgagctgtctgtgctgctgaccGATGTCCACCAGTACAAGAGAAACCTGGATGAACACTTCAGCAAGCTCATCAACAACAAAAGCCGCATCGCA AACGAGGCGGATGTCTTCAAATGGGTGATCCGGAAGGAGTTCCAGGAGCTGCACAAGTACATCGATGAGGAGAAGGCCACCTTCCTGGAGAGCATCGAGGGGaaggcagcccagctcctcacctCCATTGAGTCCCAGGTCAAGCAGACATCAGATGCCCTGCAGAGGCTTAAGGAGATGCAGAGCTCTTTGGAGGCACTCAGCAATGAAAGTCAGCTTGATTTCATCCGG aaatatggCTCCTGCCAGTTCAG GTCAGagctcccctgcctgcaccctggtGATGGCATCTTCAGTCCTGTCTCCTTTAAGCCATGCTTCCACCAAGATGACATCAAGATGACTGTGTGGAAGCGCCTGCACCGCCGTGTCCTGCCAG CTCCAGAGACACTGAAACTGGACCCAGTGACAGCGCATCCCCTCCTGGAGCTATTCAAGGGTGACACGGTGGTGCAGTGCGGGCTCTACCAGCGCCGAGACAGCAACCCCAAGCGTTTTGACTCCAGCAACTGCATCCTCACCTGCAAGGGCTTCTCCTGCGGCCAGCACTACTGGGAGGTGATTGTGGGCACCAGGAACCACTGGCGCGTGGGCATCATCAAGGGCACAGTCAGCCGCAAAGGGAAGCTCAGCAAGTCTCCCGAGAATGGCGTGTGGCTCATCGGCCTGAAGGAAGGGAAGGTCTACGAGGCCTTTAGCACCCCGCGGGCTACCCTGCCTCTGACTGCCCGGCCCCAGCGCATCGGCATCTACCTGCACTACGAGAAGGGTGAGCTGACCTTCTACAATGCCGACAACCCCGATGAGCTCAGCCCCATCTACACCTTCCACGCGGAGTTCCAGGGCCAGCTCTACCCCATCGTGGACCTGTGCTGGCCCGAGCGAAGGCCCTACTCCCCCCCCATCATCCTGCCCGCACCTGCTGCAAGCCAGCACCCCCGGGTGCCGTACAACCATCCTGCCCCAGAGGAACCCACAAAGCTGTAG
- the NSUN5 gene encoding 28S rRNA (cytosine-C(5))-methyltransferase isoform X2, whose product MALYSAAAAVLAGLERGDGGIKALVYNSGFPLYALVSETLRYSPVLEKLLAGAALLQAEKKLPPQLAKVLVYDLLFGKGLKCGGRWKALARRHRARLEAELARLKVQRKVSRSEDLLAPAAAASPGASQVPRYVRVNTLKTCVDDVIDFFKRQGYSYLGQAASVEDLRALSGKKFLLDLHLPELLVFPPQTDFHDNLLYTSGHIILQDKASCLPAFLLSPAAGSHIIDACAAPGNKTSHLAAILKNKGQIFAFDVDTKRLATMNTMLMRAGVTSFQLAQQDFLTVDPGNPKYSKVTCILLDPSCSGSGMVNRVPREEAAPSAERLQALAGFQRKVLSHALSFPALQRLVYSTCSLYQEENEDVVHAVLQERGSAFRLVNAFPSWPCRGLAAFPGAESCLRASPADTLTHGFFVAVLERHGEGAAAPSSLPVAAEENPQHGEGAEPGAAPKKRKRKKQRVKE is encoded by the exons ATGGCGCTGTAcagcgcggccgccgccgtCCTGGCGGGGCTGGAGCGCGGCGATGGCGGCATCAAGGCCCTGGTGTACAACAGCGGCTTCCCG CTGTACGCCCTGGTGTCCGAGACCCTCCGCTACTCCCCggtgctggagaagctgctggcCGGCGCCGCGCTGCTGCAGGCCGAGAAGAAGCTGCCCCCGCAGCTGGCCAAG GTGCTGGTGTACGACCTGCTCTTTGGTAAGGGCCTGAAGTGCGGGGGCCGCTGGAAGGCGCTGGCCCGCCGACACCGGGCCCGGCTGGAGGCCGAGCTGGCCCGCCTGAAGGTGCAGCGGAAGGTGAGCCGCAGTGAGGACCTCCTGGCCCCGGCGGCCGCAGCGAGCCCCGGAG cctcccaggTACCGCGCTATGTCCGAGTCAACACCCTGAAGACTTGTGTGGATGATGTGATTGACTTCTTCAAGCGCCAGGGCTACTCCTACCTGGGCCAAGCAGCCAG TGTGGAAGATCTGAGGGCCCTCTCTGGGAAGAAATTCTTGTTGGATCTTCATCTCCCGGAGCTGCTCGTTTTCCCTCCGCAAACGGATTTCCATGACAACCTGCTGTATACTTCAGGGCACATAATTCTACAGGACAAG gccagctgcctccctgccttcctcctcagccctgctgccgGCTCCCATATCATCGATGCCTGTGCTGCCCCTGGGAACAAGACCAGCCACCTGGCTGCCATCCTGAAAAACAAGGG CCAGATCTTTGCCTTTGACGTGGACACCAAGCGCTTGGCCACCATGAACACCATGCTGATGCGGGCTGGGGTCACCAGCTTCCAGCTGGCCCAGCAGGACTTCCTGACTGTGGACCCTGGGAACCCCAAGTACAGCAAGGTGACCTGTATCCTCCTCGACCCATCCTGCAGCGGCTCAG ggatggtgaACCGGGTGCCAAGGGAAGAGGCTGCCCCGAGTGCTGAGCGGCTGCAGGCGCTGGCCGGCTTCCAGCGCAAGGTCCTGAGCCATGCCCTAAGCTTCCCAGCTCTCCAGCGCCTGGTCTACTCCACGTGCTCGCTGTACCAGGAGGAGAATGAGGACGTGGTACAcgctgtgctgcaggagcgGGGCTCGGCCTTCAG GCTGGTGAACGCCTTCCCTTCCTGGCCCTGCCGAGGACTCGCTGCCTTCCCTGGGGCAGAGAGCTGCCTCCGCGCCTCTCCTGCGGACACGCTCACCCACGGCTTCTTTGTGGCTGTCCTGGAGCGGCacggggaaggggctgcagcccccag ctccctgcctgtggcagctgAAGAGAACCCGCAGCAcggagagggagcagagccaggagcagctcccaagaagaggaagaggaaaaagcagcgGGTGAAGGAGTGA
- the NSUN5 gene encoding 28S rRNA (cytosine-C(5))-methyltransferase isoform X1 produces the protein MALYSAAAAVLAGLERGDGGIKALVYNSGFPRVRQLYALVSETLRYSPVLEKLLAGAALLQAEKKLPPQLAKVLVYDLLFGKGLKCGGRWKALARRHRARLEAELARLKVQRKVSRSEDLLAPAAAASPGASQVPRYVRVNTLKTCVDDVIDFFKRQGYSYLGQAASVEDLRALSGKKFLLDLHLPELLVFPPQTDFHDNLLYTSGHIILQDKASCLPAFLLSPAAGSHIIDACAAPGNKTSHLAAILKNKGQIFAFDVDTKRLATMNTMLMRAGVTSFQLAQQDFLTVDPGNPKYSKVTCILLDPSCSGSGMVNRVPREEAAPSAERLQALAGFQRKVLSHALSFPALQRLVYSTCSLYQEENEDVVHAVLQERGSAFRLVNAFPSWPCRGLAAFPGAESCLRASPADTLTHGFFVAVLERHGEGAAAPSSLPVAAEENPQHGEGAEPGAAPKKRKRKKQRVKE, from the exons ATGGCGCTGTAcagcgcggccgccgccgtCCTGGCGGGGCTGGAGCGCGGCGATGGCGGCATCAAGGCCCTGGTGTACAACAGCGGCTTCCCG CGCGTCCGGCAGCTGTACGCCCTGGTGTCCGAGACCCTCCGCTACTCCCCggtgctggagaagctgctggcCGGCGCCGCGCTGCTGCAGGCCGAGAAGAAGCTGCCCCCGCAGCTGGCCAAG GTGCTGGTGTACGACCTGCTCTTTGGTAAGGGCCTGAAGTGCGGGGGCCGCTGGAAGGCGCTGGCCCGCCGACACCGGGCCCGGCTGGAGGCCGAGCTGGCCCGCCTGAAGGTGCAGCGGAAGGTGAGCCGCAGTGAGGACCTCCTGGCCCCGGCGGCCGCAGCGAGCCCCGGAG cctcccaggTACCGCGCTATGTCCGAGTCAACACCCTGAAGACTTGTGTGGATGATGTGATTGACTTCTTCAAGCGCCAGGGCTACTCCTACCTGGGCCAAGCAGCCAG TGTGGAAGATCTGAGGGCCCTCTCTGGGAAGAAATTCTTGTTGGATCTTCATCTCCCGGAGCTGCTCGTTTTCCCTCCGCAAACGGATTTCCATGACAACCTGCTGTATACTTCAGGGCACATAATTCTACAGGACAAG gccagctgcctccctgccttcctcctcagccctgctgccgGCTCCCATATCATCGATGCCTGTGCTGCCCCTGGGAACAAGACCAGCCACCTGGCTGCCATCCTGAAAAACAAGGG CCAGATCTTTGCCTTTGACGTGGACACCAAGCGCTTGGCCACCATGAACACCATGCTGATGCGGGCTGGGGTCACCAGCTTCCAGCTGGCCCAGCAGGACTTCCTGACTGTGGACCCTGGGAACCCCAAGTACAGCAAGGTGACCTGTATCCTCCTCGACCCATCCTGCAGCGGCTCAG ggatggtgaACCGGGTGCCAAGGGAAGAGGCTGCCCCGAGTGCTGAGCGGCTGCAGGCGCTGGCCGGCTTCCAGCGCAAGGTCCTGAGCCATGCCCTAAGCTTCCCAGCTCTCCAGCGCCTGGTCTACTCCACGTGCTCGCTGTACCAGGAGGAGAATGAGGACGTGGTACAcgctgtgctgcaggagcgGGGCTCGGCCTTCAG GCTGGTGAACGCCTTCCCTTCCTGGCCCTGCCGAGGACTCGCTGCCTTCCCTGGGGCAGAGAGCTGCCTCCGCGCCTCTCCTGCGGACACGCTCACCCACGGCTTCTTTGTGGCTGTCCTGGAGCGGCacggggaaggggctgcagcccccag ctccctgcctgtggcagctgAAGAGAACCCGCAGCAcggagagggagcagagccaggagcagctcccaagaagaggaagaggaaaaagcagcgGGTGAAGGAGTGA